A single region of the Manihot esculenta cultivar AM560-2 chromosome 12, M.esculenta_v8, whole genome shotgun sequence genome encodes:
- the LOC110628479 gene encoding DUF21 domain-containing protein At2g14520 isoform X3: MVVEFSCCGTGFFVHIAIAIFLVLFAGLMSGLTLGLMSMSLVDLEVLAKSGMPTDRKHAAKILPVVKRQHLLLCTLLICNAAAMEALPIFLDGLVSAWGAILISVTLILLFGEIIPQAVCSRYGLAIGAAVAPIVQVLVCICFPVAYPISKLLDFLLGHGHDALFRRAELKTLVHLHGNEAGKGGELTRDETTIIAGALELTEKKARDAMTPISETFSIDINAKLDRDLMMLILEKGHSRVPVYHDHPENLIGLVLAKNLLTIHPEDEVPVKNVTIRKIPRVSETMPLYDILNEFQKGHSHMAVVIRQHDDTEQSAGKSTNHVRDVRVDIDGDIVAHKQSLKSNRSLKKLKSLSSDTNLHRCYSKHKKWANGVHSEVLHIDDDHLPSLSEEGKAIGIITLEDVIEELLQVREFSHLCFSFFKDMFITTKISCPLILHTGGDLRRDRLS; encoded by the exons ATGGTAGTGGAGTTTAGTTGCTGTGGAACTGGGTTCTTCGTCCACATTGCCATTGCTATTTTCCTGGTATTGTTTGCCGGGTTGATGTCTGGACTCACCTTAGGTCTCATGTCTATGAGCCTCGTCGATCTTGAGGTTCTTGCCAAGTCTGGAATGCCTACTGATCGTAAGCATGCAG CAAAAATACTGCCAGTTGTGAAAAGACAGCACCTGCTGCTCTGCACCTTATTAATCTGTAATGCTGCTGCTATGGAG GCACTACCTATTTTTTTGGATGGTCTGGTATCAGCTTGGGGTGCCATTCTTATTTCTGTGACCTTGATACTTTTATTTGGTGAG ATAATTCCCCAAGCTGTTTGTTCAAGGTATGGTTTGGCAATTGGTGCAGCAGTAGCTCCAATTGTTCAAGTTCTTGTTTGTATTTGTTTCCCTGTTGCATATCCAATAAgcaag CTGCTAGACTTTTTGCTGGGACATGGACATGATGCTCTTTTCCGCAGAGCCGAGTTGAAAACACTTGTGCATTTGCATGGTAATGAG GCTGGAAAAGGAGGAGAACTCACAAGAGATGAGACAACGATCATTGCAGGAGCACTTGAACTCACTGAGAAAAAAGCAAGAGATGCAATGACACCCATTTCTGAAACCTTTTCTATTGACATAAATGCTAAACTTGATCG TGATTTGATGATGTTAATTTTGGAGAAAGGGCATAGCAGAGTACCCGTTTATCATGATCATCCAGAAAACCTAATTGGACTTGTCTTG GCCAAGAACTTGTTAACTATTCATCCAGAAGATGAAGTTCCTGTGAAGAATGTAACTATTCGCAAAATCCCAAG GGTTTCAGAGACAATGCCTCTTTATGACATACTAAATGAGTTTCAGAAGGGTCATAGCCATATGGCTGTCGTCATAAGACAACACGATGACACAGAGCAATCAGCTGGCAAAAGCACTAATCATG TGAGGGATGTGAGGGTGGACATTGATGGCGATATTGTCGCACACAAACAAAGTTTAAAGAGCAACAGATCACTCAAGAAGCTGAAGAGTCTTAGCAGCGATACAAATCTGCACAGGTGTTACTCAAAGCACAAGAAATGGGCAAATGGGGTTCACTCAGAAGTCCTGCATATCGATGACGATCACCTCCCAAGTCTCAGTGAAGAAGGGAAGGCCATTGGCATAATAACATTGGAAGATGTAATTGAAGAGCTGTTACAAGTACGTGAATTTTCTCACCtttgcttttcctttttcaaagATATGTTTATCACAACAAAGATTTCATGCCCACTTATCTTGCACACAGGAGGAGATCTTCGACGAGACAGATTATCGTGA
- the LOC110628479 gene encoding DUF21 domain-containing protein At2g14520 isoform X2 — MVVEFSCCGTGFFVHIAIAIFLVLFAGLMSGLTLGLMSMSLVDLEVLAKSGMPTDRKHAAKILPVVKRQHLLLCTLLICNAAAMEALPIFLDGLVSAWGAILISVTLILLFGEIIPQAVCSRYGLAIGAAVAPIVQVLVCICFPVAYPISKLLDFLLGHGHDALFRRAELKTLVHLHGNEAGKGGELTRDETTIIAGALELTEKKARDAMTPISETFSIDINAKLDRDLMMLILEKGHSRVPVYHDHPENLIGLVLAKNLLTIHPEDEVPVKNVTIRKIPRVSETMPLYDILNEFQKGHSHMAVVIRQHDDTEQSAGKSTNHGKQQGCASLVSKTILFMETNTCPKIQNNLVRDVRVDIDGDIVAHKQSLKSNRSLKKLKSLSSDTNLHRCYSKHKKWANGVHSEVLHIDDDHLPSLSEEGKAIGIITLEDVIEELLQEEIFDETDYRDGNH, encoded by the exons ATGGTAGTGGAGTTTAGTTGCTGTGGAACTGGGTTCTTCGTCCACATTGCCATTGCTATTTTCCTGGTATTGTTTGCCGGGTTGATGTCTGGACTCACCTTAGGTCTCATGTCTATGAGCCTCGTCGATCTTGAGGTTCTTGCCAAGTCTGGAATGCCTACTGATCGTAAGCATGCAG CAAAAATACTGCCAGTTGTGAAAAGACAGCACCTGCTGCTCTGCACCTTATTAATCTGTAATGCTGCTGCTATGGAG GCACTACCTATTTTTTTGGATGGTCTGGTATCAGCTTGGGGTGCCATTCTTATTTCTGTGACCTTGATACTTTTATTTGGTGAG ATAATTCCCCAAGCTGTTTGTTCAAGGTATGGTTTGGCAATTGGTGCAGCAGTAGCTCCAATTGTTCAAGTTCTTGTTTGTATTTGTTTCCCTGTTGCATATCCAATAAgcaag CTGCTAGACTTTTTGCTGGGACATGGACATGATGCTCTTTTCCGCAGAGCCGAGTTGAAAACACTTGTGCATTTGCATGGTAATGAG GCTGGAAAAGGAGGAGAACTCACAAGAGATGAGACAACGATCATTGCAGGAGCACTTGAACTCACTGAGAAAAAAGCAAGAGATGCAATGACACCCATTTCTGAAACCTTTTCTATTGACATAAATGCTAAACTTGATCG TGATTTGATGATGTTAATTTTGGAGAAAGGGCATAGCAGAGTACCCGTTTATCATGATCATCCAGAAAACCTAATTGGACTTGTCTTG GCCAAGAACTTGTTAACTATTCATCCAGAAGATGAAGTTCCTGTGAAGAATGTAACTATTCGCAAAATCCCAAG GGTTTCAGAGACAATGCCTCTTTATGACATACTAAATGAGTTTCAGAAGGGTCATAGCCATATGGCTGTCGTCATAAGACAACACGATGACACAGAGCAATCAGCTGGCAAAAGCACTAATCATGGTAAGCAACAAGGGTGTGCTTCTTTAGTCTCCAAGACAATTCTCTTTATGGAAACTAATACATGCcctaaaatacaaaataatttagTGAGGGATGTGAGGGTGGACATTGATGGCGATATTGTCGCACACAAACAAAGTTTAAAGAGCAACAGATCACTCAAGAAGCTGAAGAGTCTTAGCAGCGATACAAATCTGCACAGGTGTTACTCAAAGCACAAGAAATGGGCAAATGGGGTTCACTCAGAAGTCCTGCATATCGATGACGATCACCTCCCAAGTCTCAGTGAAGAAGGGAAGGCCATTGGCATAATAACATTGGAAGATGTAATTGAAGAGCTGTTACAA GAGGAGATCTTCGACGAGACAGATTATCGTGATGGGAATCACTAA
- the LOC110628479 gene encoding DUF21 domain-containing protein At2g14520 isoform X1, whose amino-acid sequence MVVEFSCCGTGFFVHIAIAIFLVLFAGLMSGLTLGLMSMSLVDLEVLAKSGMPTDRKHAAKILPVVKRQHLLLCTLLICNAAAMEALPIFLDGLVSAWGAILISVTLILLFGEIIPQAVCSRYGLAIGAAVAPIVQVLVCICFPVAYPISKLLDFLLGHGHDALFRRAELKTLVHLHGNEAGKGGELTRDETTIIAGALELTEKKARDAMTPISETFSIDINAKLDRDLMMLILEKGHSRVPVYHDHPENLIGLVLAKNLLTIHPEDEVPVKNVTIRKIPRVSETMPLYDILNEFQKGHSHMAVVIRQHDDTEQSAGKSTNHGKQQGCASLVSKTILFMETNTCPKIQNNLVRDVRVDIDGDIVAHKQSLKSNRSLKKLKSLSSDTNLHRCYSKHKKWANGVHSEVLHIDDDHLPSLSEEGKAIGIITLEDVIEELLQVREFSHLCFSFFKDMFITTKISCPLILHTGGDLRRDRLS is encoded by the exons ATGGTAGTGGAGTTTAGTTGCTGTGGAACTGGGTTCTTCGTCCACATTGCCATTGCTATTTTCCTGGTATTGTTTGCCGGGTTGATGTCTGGACTCACCTTAGGTCTCATGTCTATGAGCCTCGTCGATCTTGAGGTTCTTGCCAAGTCTGGAATGCCTACTGATCGTAAGCATGCAG CAAAAATACTGCCAGTTGTGAAAAGACAGCACCTGCTGCTCTGCACCTTATTAATCTGTAATGCTGCTGCTATGGAG GCACTACCTATTTTTTTGGATGGTCTGGTATCAGCTTGGGGTGCCATTCTTATTTCTGTGACCTTGATACTTTTATTTGGTGAG ATAATTCCCCAAGCTGTTTGTTCAAGGTATGGTTTGGCAATTGGTGCAGCAGTAGCTCCAATTGTTCAAGTTCTTGTTTGTATTTGTTTCCCTGTTGCATATCCAATAAgcaag CTGCTAGACTTTTTGCTGGGACATGGACATGATGCTCTTTTCCGCAGAGCCGAGTTGAAAACACTTGTGCATTTGCATGGTAATGAG GCTGGAAAAGGAGGAGAACTCACAAGAGATGAGACAACGATCATTGCAGGAGCACTTGAACTCACTGAGAAAAAAGCAAGAGATGCAATGACACCCATTTCTGAAACCTTTTCTATTGACATAAATGCTAAACTTGATCG TGATTTGATGATGTTAATTTTGGAGAAAGGGCATAGCAGAGTACCCGTTTATCATGATCATCCAGAAAACCTAATTGGACTTGTCTTG GCCAAGAACTTGTTAACTATTCATCCAGAAGATGAAGTTCCTGTGAAGAATGTAACTATTCGCAAAATCCCAAG GGTTTCAGAGACAATGCCTCTTTATGACATACTAAATGAGTTTCAGAAGGGTCATAGCCATATGGCTGTCGTCATAAGACAACACGATGACACAGAGCAATCAGCTGGCAAAAGCACTAATCATGGTAAGCAACAAGGGTGTGCTTCTTTAGTCTCCAAGACAATTCTCTTTATGGAAACTAATACATGCcctaaaatacaaaataatttagTGAGGGATGTGAGGGTGGACATTGATGGCGATATTGTCGCACACAAACAAAGTTTAAAGAGCAACAGATCACTCAAGAAGCTGAAGAGTCTTAGCAGCGATACAAATCTGCACAGGTGTTACTCAAAGCACAAGAAATGGGCAAATGGGGTTCACTCAGAAGTCCTGCATATCGATGACGATCACCTCCCAAGTCTCAGTGAAGAAGGGAAGGCCATTGGCATAATAACATTGGAAGATGTAATTGAAGAGCTGTTACAAGTACGTGAATTTTCTCACCtttgcttttcctttttcaaagATATGTTTATCACAACAAAGATTTCATGCCCACTTATCTTGCACACAGGAGGAGATCTTCGACGAGACAGATTATCGTGA
- the LOC110628479 gene encoding DUF21 domain-containing protein At2g14520 isoform X4, with translation MVVEFSCCGTGFFVHIAIAIFLVLFAGLMSGLTLGLMSMSLVDLEVLAKSGMPTDRKHAAKILPVVKRQHLLLCTLLICNAAAMEALPIFLDGLVSAWGAILISVTLILLFGEIIPQAVCSRYGLAIGAAVAPIVQVLVCICFPVAYPISKLLDFLLGHGHDALFRRAELKTLVHLHGNEAGKGGELTRDETTIIAGALELTEKKARDAMTPISETFSIDINAKLDRDLMMLILEKGHSRVPVYHDHPENLIGLVLAKNLLTIHPEDEVPVKNVTIRKIPRVSETMPLYDILNEFQKGHSHMAVVIRQHDDTEQSAGKSTNHVRDVRVDIDGDIVAHKQSLKSNRSLKKLKSLSSDTNLHRCYSKHKKWANGVHSEVLHIDDDHLPSLSEEGKAIGIITLEDVIEELLQEEIFDETDYRDGNH, from the exons ATGGTAGTGGAGTTTAGTTGCTGTGGAACTGGGTTCTTCGTCCACATTGCCATTGCTATTTTCCTGGTATTGTTTGCCGGGTTGATGTCTGGACTCACCTTAGGTCTCATGTCTATGAGCCTCGTCGATCTTGAGGTTCTTGCCAAGTCTGGAATGCCTACTGATCGTAAGCATGCAG CAAAAATACTGCCAGTTGTGAAAAGACAGCACCTGCTGCTCTGCACCTTATTAATCTGTAATGCTGCTGCTATGGAG GCACTACCTATTTTTTTGGATGGTCTGGTATCAGCTTGGGGTGCCATTCTTATTTCTGTGACCTTGATACTTTTATTTGGTGAG ATAATTCCCCAAGCTGTTTGTTCAAGGTATGGTTTGGCAATTGGTGCAGCAGTAGCTCCAATTGTTCAAGTTCTTGTTTGTATTTGTTTCCCTGTTGCATATCCAATAAgcaag CTGCTAGACTTTTTGCTGGGACATGGACATGATGCTCTTTTCCGCAGAGCCGAGTTGAAAACACTTGTGCATTTGCATGGTAATGAG GCTGGAAAAGGAGGAGAACTCACAAGAGATGAGACAACGATCATTGCAGGAGCACTTGAACTCACTGAGAAAAAAGCAAGAGATGCAATGACACCCATTTCTGAAACCTTTTCTATTGACATAAATGCTAAACTTGATCG TGATTTGATGATGTTAATTTTGGAGAAAGGGCATAGCAGAGTACCCGTTTATCATGATCATCCAGAAAACCTAATTGGACTTGTCTTG GCCAAGAACTTGTTAACTATTCATCCAGAAGATGAAGTTCCTGTGAAGAATGTAACTATTCGCAAAATCCCAAG GGTTTCAGAGACAATGCCTCTTTATGACATACTAAATGAGTTTCAGAAGGGTCATAGCCATATGGCTGTCGTCATAAGACAACACGATGACACAGAGCAATCAGCTGGCAAAAGCACTAATCATG TGAGGGATGTGAGGGTGGACATTGATGGCGATATTGTCGCACACAAACAAAGTTTAAAGAGCAACAGATCACTCAAGAAGCTGAAGAGTCTTAGCAGCGATACAAATCTGCACAGGTGTTACTCAAAGCACAAGAAATGGGCAAATGGGGTTCACTCAGAAGTCCTGCATATCGATGACGATCACCTCCCAAGTCTCAGTGAAGAAGGGAAGGCCATTGGCATAATAACATTGGAAGATGTAATTGAAGAGCTGTTACAA GAGGAGATCTTCGACGAGACAGATTATCGTGATGGGAATCACTAA